The following coding sequences lie in one Mucilaginibacter sp. KACC 22773 genomic window:
- a CDS encoding HAMP domain-containing protein, translated as MKDDILENILNEAGVTQADTETLDLKELLKVLSLVKGGRLNVRMPVTQAGINGRICEVLNDIIDMNERFVAEISAAEKTIGKRGNLGKRIELSDAKGEWASGVNSLNNLIEDLTSPTLEIAGMINSVANGDLSKHIPLEIKGHPLKGEFLRIAKESNQMLSKLQLFSMEVTRVARQVGSEGKLGEQAKIKGVAGVWAELTDSVNQMAGNLTAQVRNVAAVTTAVAKGDLSRKITVEAKGEILELKNTINTMVDQLNSFSSEVTRVALEVGTEGKLGGQAKVPGVAGTWKDLTDSVNRMAGNLTSQVRNIAGVTTAVANGDLSKKITVDVKGEMLELKKTINTMVDQLNSFASEVTRVALEVGTEGKLGGQARVKGVGGVWKDLTDSVNQMGSNLTDQVRNIAGVTTAVAKGDLSRKITVDAKGELLELKNTINTMVDQLNSFSSEVTRVAREVGSEGQLGGQANVPGVGGTWKDLTDSVNQMAGNLTGQVRNIAEVTTAVAKGDLSKKITVDVQGEMLELKITINTMVDQLNSFGSEVTRVAREVGSEGQLGGQANVPGVGGTWKDLTDSVNKMADNLTSQVRNIAEVTTAVAKGDLSRKITVNAKGELLELKDTINTMVDQLRGFASEVTRVAREVGSEGQLGGQANVPGVDGTWKDLTDSVNKMAGNLTAQLRNIADVSIAIANGDLSKKITVDVRGEILQLKETINTMVDQLRGFASEVTRVAREVGTDGNLGGQAFVPGVAGTWKDLTDSVNQMSSNLTSQVRNIAEVTKAVASGDLSKTVIIDVKGEIMDLKNTINTMVDQLNSFASEVTRVAREVGTEGKLGGQAHVKGVAGTWKDLTDSVNQMASNLTGQIRGIAKVATGIAKGNLKQRLSINALGEVAQLTDTINEMIDTLAVFADEVTTVAREVGVQGRLGGQASVPGASGTWKDLTENVNQLAQNLTVQVRSISEVASAVTKGDLTRTIRVEAKGELEALKDTINQMIANLKGTTLRNHEQDWLKSNLAKFAQMLQGQRDRNAVANKVLSELAELVNARYGAFYILEQPEAADEPKLKLFAGYAQKSRKLINQEFSLSEGLVGQCATDKERIRLANVPNEYLQISSGIGNAAPIDLVILPVLFENNVKAVIELASFENFSDTHIDFLDQLTESIGIVLNNIETNTRTEELLSQSQSLASELSAQQEELRRANDELHDKGRSLEEKAEQLTLTSKYKSEFLANMSHELRTPLNSLLILAQQLFENPEGNLTEKQRMFAKTIHSCGDDLIQLINDILDLSKIESGVIAADVMPVSFKEIASFAESTFKPISEAKNLKFEIEVEETLPEMMETDMQRLNQILKNLLSNAFKFTEKGRVKLHIFRPAANHENPIGAPGEVIAFSIEDSGIGISKNTQGIIFEAFQQAEGSTSRKYGGTGLGLSISKGFAELLGGTITVGSELGKGSTFTLYLPLKYKEEKTPVVKIKENLSVSHLRTNLAETAEMVIDDDRHNILAEDKVLLVVEDDLRFTKILIDKAHDMGIKVLVAISYLEIFDNILKYNPIAITLDVNMPESNGWKILKLLKSDINLRHIPVHVISGEDNRVMAHKLGAKSFSLKPLSNTSLQDLITGIVSFHEHAKKRVLVIEDNESELGRLSELLSSDRVEVVGAATAKKALSVLKKEMFDCIIMDFVLPDANGLDLINKINLLKQQQTTILLHSARDFTQDELIQLKRLNHKIIAKTSSSHVYLLEEILVLLHVDKKFISESKLKMIDSVRNQADILDGKKVLVVDDDVRNLFALTAVFERSKIEAITAESGREALEILNKDKTIDIVLMDIMMPEMDGYETIQIIRKEARNKNLPIIAVTAKAMIGDRQKCIASGASDYITKPVKTDQLLSLMRVWLIK; from the coding sequence ATGAAGGACGACATTTTAGAAAACATCTTGAATGAAGCCGGCGTTACACAGGCTGACACCGAGACCCTTGACCTTAAAGAATTACTTAAAGTACTGTCACTTGTTAAAGGGGGCAGGCTTAATGTGCGCATGCCGGTAACCCAGGCCGGCATCAACGGCCGCATTTGCGAAGTACTCAACGATATTATCGATATGAACGAGCGCTTTGTGGCCGAGATATCTGCTGCCGAGAAAACCATTGGCAAAAGGGGCAACCTGGGCAAACGCATCGAACTATCGGATGCTAAAGGTGAGTGGGCCAGCGGTGTAAATTCATTAAACAACCTCATCGAAGATCTTACGTCGCCCACGCTGGAAATAGCGGGCATGATTAACTCGGTAGCTAACGGAGATCTATCGAAACATATACCCTTGGAAATAAAGGGCCATCCGCTAAAAGGGGAGTTTTTGCGCATAGCTAAGGAATCAAACCAGATGCTTTCCAAACTCCAGCTGTTCTCCATGGAAGTAACCCGTGTAGCCCGGCAGGTAGGCTCGGAAGGTAAGCTGGGCGAGCAGGCCAAAATTAAAGGCGTAGCGGGCGTGTGGGCCGAACTTACCGACTCGGTAAACCAGATGGCCGGTAACTTAACAGCCCAGGTTCGTAACGTAGCCGCAGTAACCACGGCTGTGGCCAAGGGCGACCTTTCCCGCAAGATCACGGTAGAGGCCAAAGGCGAAATCCTTGAGCTGAAAAATACCATCAATACGATGGTAGATCAGCTCAACTCTTTTTCATCTGAGGTAACACGTGTGGCGCTCGAGGTAGGTACCGAAGGTAAGCTGGGCGGCCAGGCCAAGGTACCGGGTGTTGCCGGTACCTGGAAAGACTTAACAGATTCTGTAAACCGTATGGCGGGTAACCTTACCTCGCAGGTACGTAATATAGCCGGCGTAACCACTGCGGTGGCCAACGGCGACCTTTCTAAAAAAATTACGGTAGACGTAAAAGGCGAAATGCTCGAGCTGAAAAAAACCATCAATACGATGGTGGATCAGCTTAACTCCTTCGCATCCGAAGTAACACGTGTTGCGCTCGAGGTAGGTACCGAAGGTAAATTGGGTGGCCAGGCCCGGGTAAAAGGCGTTGGTGGTGTTTGGAAAGATCTTACCGACTCGGTAAACCAGATGGGAAGTAACCTTACCGACCAGGTACGTAATATTGCGGGTGTAACAACCGCTGTGGCCAAGGGCGACCTTTCACGAAAAATTACGGTGGATGCCAAAGGCGAGTTGCTGGAATTGAAAAATACCATCAATACGATGGTGGATCAGCTTAACTCTTTTTCTTCGGAGGTAACCCGCGTGGCCCGTGAGGTAGGTTCCGAAGGGCAGTTAGGTGGCCAGGCCAACGTGCCGGGTGTAGGTGGTACCTGGAAGGATTTGACCGACTCGGTAAACCAGATGGCCGGTAACTTAACCGGGCAGGTACGTAACATTGCCGAAGTAACTACCGCGGTGGCCAAAGGCGACTTATCCAAAAAGATTACGGTTGACGTACAGGGAGAAATGCTGGAACTAAAGATCACCATCAATACCATGGTGGATCAGCTGAACTCCTTCGGTTCGGAAGTAACGCGTGTAGCCCGTGAGGTAGGTTCGGAGGGACAGTTGGGTGGCCAGGCCAATGTGCCGGGTGTAGGCGGTACCTGGAAGGATTTAACCGACTCGGTAAATAAAATGGCCGACAACCTTACCTCGCAGGTACGTAATATAGCCGAGGTAACCACGGCAGTGGCCAAGGGCGACCTTTCCCGGAAAATTACGGTAAATGCTAAGGGTGAGTTGTTAGAGCTTAAAGATACGATCAACACCATGGTTGACCAGTTGCGCGGTTTTGCATCTGAAGTAACCCGCGTGGCCCGCGAAGTAGGTTCGGAAGGGCAGCTGGGCGGCCAGGCCAACGTGCCGGGTGTGGATGGTACCTGGAAAGATTTGACCGACTCGGTAAATAAAATGGCCGGTAACCTTACCGCGCAGTTAAGAAATATAGCAGACGTATCGATTGCGATTGCAAACGGCGACTTATCTAAAAAAATCACGGTTGACGTTAGGGGCGAGATCCTGCAGCTTAAAGAAACCATTAACACAATGGTTGATCAGCTACGCGGTTTTGCATCCGAGGTAACGCGTGTGGCGCGTGAGGTAGGTACCGATGGTAACCTTGGCGGCCAGGCCTTTGTGCCGGGCGTTGCGGGTACCTGGAAAGATTTGACCGACTCGGTAAACCAGATGTCGAGTAACTTAACATCGCAGGTGCGTAACATTGCCGAGGTAACCAAGGCGGTGGCCAGCGGCGACCTTTCAAAAACGGTTATTATCGACGTAAAAGGCGAGATCATGGACCTTAAAAACACCATCAACACGATGGTGGATCAGCTCAACTCCTTCGCATCCGAAGTAACGCGTGTTGCCCGTGAAGTAGGCACCGAAGGTAAGCTTGGTGGCCAGGCGCACGTAAAAGGTGTAGCCGGTACCTGGAAAGATTTAACTGACTCGGTAAACCAGATGGCATCCAACCTTACCGGGCAAATCCGTGGTATTGCCAAGGTGGCTACCGGTATTGCCAAAGGTAACCTGAAACAGCGCCTCTCCATCAACGCCTTGGGAGAGGTGGCCCAGCTTACAGATACCATTAACGAAATGATTGATACCCTGGCGGTATTTGCCGATGAGGTAACCACCGTAGCCCGTGAAGTAGGTGTGCAGGGCCGTTTGGGCGGCCAGGCCAGTGTACCGGGCGCTTCCGGTACCTGGAAAGATTTGACCGAAAACGTAAATCAGCTGGCACAAAACCTTACCGTACAGGTGCGCTCGATATCCGAAGTAGCCTCGGCGGTAACCAAGGGTGACCTTACCCGTACCATACGCGTGGAGGCCAAGGGCGAGCTGGAAGCTTTGAAGGACACCATTAACCAGATGATTGCCAACCTGAAAGGCACTACCTTACGTAACCACGAGCAGGATTGGCTGAAATCAAACTTAGCTAAATTTGCACAAATGCTTCAGGGACAGCGCGACCGGAACGCGGTGGCCAACAAAGTACTATCGGAGCTTGCCGAACTGGTGAATGCCCGTTACGGCGCGTTTTATATATTGGAGCAGCCCGAAGCGGCCGACGAGCCCAAACTGAAACTTTTTGCAGGATATGCTCAAAAGAGCCGCAAGCTCATCAACCAGGAATTTTCGCTTAGCGAGGGGCTGGTAGGGCAGTGCGCTACAGATAAGGAAAGGATCAGGCTTGCCAATGTACCAAATGAATATTTACAAATTAGTTCGGGTATAGGCAATGCCGCACCTATCGACCTGGTGATATTGCCGGTACTTTTTGAAAATAATGTAAAGGCGGTTATCGAACTGGCCTCCTTTGAAAACTTCAGCGATACCCACATCGACTTCCTGGATCAGCTTACCGAAAGTATTGGTATCGTGTTAAACAATATTGAAACCAATACCCGTACCGAGGAATTGCTGAGCCAATCGCAGTCATTAGCCAGTGAGCTTTCGGCGCAACAGGAAGAGTTAAGAAGGGCGAACGACGAGCTGCATGATAAAGGCCGCTCACTGGAGGAAAAGGCAGAGCAGCTTACGCTTACGTCTAAATATAAGTCGGAATTCCTGGCCAACATGTCGCATGAGTTACGCACACCGCTTAACAGCTTGCTGATCCTGGCGCAGCAGCTGTTTGAAAACCCCGAAGGTAACCTTACCGAAAAGCAGCGAATGTTTGCCAAAACCATCCATTCTTGCGGGGATGACCTTATCCAGCTGATTAATGATATCCTCGATCTGTCGAAGATTGAATCGGGAGTAATAGCGGCCGATGTGATGCCGGTTAGCTTTAAAGAAATAGCCTCGTTTGCCGAGTCAACCTTTAAACCGATATCAGAAGCTAAAAACCTGAAATTTGAGATCGAAGTAGAGGAGACCCTGCCCGAAATGATGGAGACAGATATGCAGCGCCTTAACCAGATCCTCAAAAACCTGCTCTCCAACGCGTTTAAGTTCACCGAAAAAGGACGGGTTAAACTTCATATTTTCCGCCCGGCGGCGAATCATGAAAATCCAATTGGCGCCCCGGGCGAGGTAATCGCCTTTTCTATCGAGGATTCGGGTATCGGTATTTCTAAAAATACCCAGGGGATCATTTTTGAAGCCTTTCAACAGGCCGAAGGTTCAACAAGCCGTAAATACGGTGGTACCGGGCTTGGCTTATCTATCAGTAAAGGGTTTGCCGAGTTATTAGGCGGAACGATTACCGTGGGTAGTGAGCTGGGTAAAGGCAGTACATTTACCCTTTACCTGCCACTTAAATATAAAGAAGAGAAAACACCCGTGGTGAAAATCAAGGAAAACCTTTCTGTATCGCACCTGCGTACTAATCTGGCCGAAACCGCCGAAATGGTAATAGATGATGACCGCCACAATATTTTAGCCGAAGACAAGGTGTTACTTGTTGTTGAGGACGACCTTCGCTTTACCAAGATCCTGATAGATAAAGCCCATGATATGGGCATAAAAGTACTGGTAGCAATAAGTTACCTCGAGATTTTTGATAACATCCTCAAATACAACCCTATTGCCATCACCCTTGATGTAAATATGCCCGAATCAAACGGCTGGAAGATCCTTAAATTACTTAAGAGCGATATAAACTTAAGGCACATCCCGGTACATGTAATATCTGGCGAGGATAACAGGGTAATGGCGCATAAGCTTGGCGCTAAATCGTTTAGCCTGAAGCCGCTTTCAAATACGTCGTTACAGGATTTAATTACGGGGATAGTTAGCTTTCATGAGCACGCCAAAAAACGCGTACTGGTGATTGAAGATAATGAGAGTGAGCTTGGCAGGCTGTCTGAATTATTATCAAGCGACAGGGTAGAGGTTGTTGGCGCAGCTACAGCTAAAAAAGCATTGTCGGTACTTAAAAAGGAAATGTTTGATTGTATCATCATGGATTTTGTGCTGCCAGATGCCAACGGGCTCGATCTGATCAATAAAATAAACCTGTTAAAACAACAGCAAACTACCATTCTGCTGCATTCAGCGCGTGATTTTACACAGGACGAGCTTATTCAGCTTAAACGTCTCAACCATAAAATCATCGCTAAAACCTCCTCGTCGCACGTTTACCTGTTAGAAGAGATATTGGTACTGCTGCACGTTGATAAAAAGTTCATCAGCGAGAGTAAACTGAAAATGATTGACAGTGTGCGCAACCAGGCCGATATACTTGACGGTAAAAAAGTACTGGTTGTTGATGACGACGTACGTAACCTGTTTGCCTTAACCGCAGTATTTGAAAGATCGAAAATAGAGGCAATTACTGCCGAGAGCGGACGCGAAGCGCTGGAAATATTGAACAAGGACAAAACAATAGATATAGTGTTGATGGACATTATGATGCCCGAAATGGACGGGTACGAGACGATCCAGATCATCCGCAAAGAGGCCCGGAATAAAAACCTGCCAATAATAGCGGTTACCGCCAAAGCCATGATAGGCGACAGGCAAAAATGTATCGCCTCGGGTGCATCAGATTATATCACCAAACCGGTAAAAACCGATCAGCTGCTGTCCCTGATGCGGGTGTGGCTGATTAAATAA
- a CDS encoding hybrid sensor histidine kinase/response regulator has translation MDDTGIIKILLVDDNENNLLSMRVVLEKDQYAFSTATSGREALRILLKEDDFSLILLDVKMPMMDGYETAELIYQRDKLRRIPIIFITAHDYEEAAVFKGYKAGAVDFVRKPFNPDILRSKVAVFTELYQKNHLLKQQEEKLQLINNDLIQLNQELEQRVHERTIALENLNHELKALNLSKDKFLSVISHDLRNPLTSLLASSENLKRDADKLKPEQIKLLSGIINRTSNKILSQLNELVEWAKNQREKTSFQPVKLHLAHGINESLDLLRETSSQKEISLENGVDDDIYIMADTLMFRSVLQNLVTNAIKFTPHGGGAVKVSACVEAGMVEICIRDNGIGMSEDTKAMLFGNGGRTSILGTNMEKGSGLGLLLVKDFIAAHGGTISVDTEVDKGTCFRFTLPHFTEQPEL, from the coding sequence ATGGACGATACCGGTATCATCAAGATCCTGTTGGTAGATGACAATGAAAATAATTTGCTATCGATGAGGGTAGTGCTGGAAAAAGATCAGTATGCTTTTTCCACCGCTACCTCAGGGCGCGAAGCGCTCCGTATCCTGCTGAAGGAGGATGACTTTTCACTTATCCTGCTGGATGTAAAGATGCCCATGATGGATGGATATGAAACTGCCGAGCTTATTTATCAGCGGGATAAGCTACGGCGCATTCCTATTATTTTTATAACGGCGCATGATTACGAAGAGGCTGCCGTGTTTAAGGGTTACAAAGCCGGCGCGGTGGATTTTGTAAGGAAGCCGTTCAACCCGGATATCCTGCGGTCAAAAGTGGCTGTTTTCACCGAGTTATACCAGAAGAACCATTTACTGAAACAGCAGGAAGAAAAATTGCAGCTGATTAATAACGACCTCATCCAGCTTAACCAGGAACTGGAACAGCGCGTACATGAACGTACCATTGCGCTGGAAAACCTGAACCATGAGTTGAAAGCGCTTAACCTGTCAAAAGATAAGTTCCTGTCGGTTATCTCGCATGATTTGCGCAACCCTTTAACATCATTGCTGGCTTCATCAGAAAACTTAAAAAGAGATGCCGATAAGCTAAAACCCGAACAAATCAAATTGTTATCGGGTATCATCAACCGGACGTCGAACAAAATTCTCAGTCAGTTGAATGAGTTGGTTGAATGGGCCAAAAATCAACGCGAGAAAACAAGTTTCCAACCCGTAAAGCTGCACCTGGCCCATGGAATTAATGAATCGCTTGACCTGTTGCGCGAAACGTCCAGTCAGAAAGAAATTAGTCTTGAAAACGGGGTTGACGATGATATTTATATCATGGCCGATACTTTGATGTTTCGTTCTGTTTTGCAAAACCTGGTAACCAATGCTATTAAATTCACGCCGCATGGCGGCGGTGCCGTAAAAGTTTCCGCCTGTGTTGAGGCAGGCATGGTAGAGATTTGCATTCGTGATAACGGCATAGGAATGTCTGAAGACACCAAAGCGATGCTTTTTGGCAATGGCGGCCGGACATCCATTTTAGGCACCAATATGGAAAAAGGCAGCGGACTGGGTCTGTTACTGGTAAAGGATTTTATAGCAGCCCATGGCGGCACCATCAGCGTGGATACCGAAGTTGACAAAGGCACCTGTTTCCGGTTTACTTTACCACATTTTACAGAACAGCCGGAGTTGTAA
- a CDS encoding glycoside hydrolase family 35 protein gives MKKTLLVFLFIISAGIAGAQQRHVFSLSKTDFLLDGKPFQIISGEMHPARIPKMYWRQRIQMAKAMGCNTIAAYVFWNYLEHQPGVFDFTTENRNIAEFISICKQEGMWVLLRPGPYVCAEWDFGGLPPYLLKIPDIKIRCMDSRYMAAVTKYVTALSQQVKGLQCTSGGPILMVQVENEYGSYANDRDYIKALKKLWVTNGINVPFYTADGPTAFMLEAGGVDGAAIGLDSGSSDADFDQAAKQNPNVPAFSSESYPGWLTHWTEKWQKPGTDGIVKEVTYLLEHKRSFNLYVVHGGTNFGYNAGANAFSPTQFQPDVTSYDYDAPINEQGAPTPKYFALRNLISKYVKYKIPEVPKSIPTVEIPAFDMAPFTTVWKELPVAVKSPQPLPMEALGQYSGFILYRTKLVGHKSGSLTITEPHDYALVLLNGKLVDTVYRDGGKWTIKLPKTDVKDPELEILVENMGHINFAQYMIDRKGITDRVTLNGMTLTNWQIFKLPMDEKFVTSLKNKYPEGFHDGVFFKGSFELSKVADTYLDLSNFKKGVIWVNGHNLGRYWNVGPQFHLYCPANWLLKGKNSVTVFDMHQETKTTIKGVNTLE, from the coding sequence ATGAAAAAAACTCTCCTTGTATTTCTTTTTATCATATCTGCAGGTATTGCCGGCGCGCAGCAAAGGCATGTTTTCTCGTTAAGCAAAACCGATTTTTTGCTTGATGGTAAGCCATTCCAGATCATCAGTGGCGAAATGCACCCGGCACGGATTCCTAAAATGTACTGGCGCCAGCGCATCCAAATGGCAAAGGCCATGGGCTGTAATACCATAGCCGCCTACGTTTTCTGGAACTACCTGGAACATCAGCCCGGGGTATTCGATTTTACAACCGAAAACAGGAATATTGCCGAATTTATCAGCATATGTAAACAGGAGGGTATGTGGGTATTATTGCGCCCCGGTCCGTACGTTTGCGCTGAGTGGGATTTTGGCGGCCTGCCACCATACCTTTTAAAAATTCCAGATATTAAAATTCGGTGCATGGATTCGCGCTATATGGCGGCAGTAACAAAATATGTGACCGCGCTTTCGCAACAGGTAAAGGGCCTGCAATGTACAAGCGGCGGCCCAATACTGATGGTACAGGTCGAAAACGAATACGGCAGCTATGCCAATGACCGCGATTATATTAAAGCGCTTAAAAAGCTTTGGGTTACCAATGGCATCAACGTGCCATTTTATACCGCCGATGGCCCAACCGCCTTTATGCTGGAGGCTGGCGGTGTTGACGGCGCAGCTATTGGATTGGATAGCGGCAGCAGCGATGCCGATTTTGACCAGGCGGCCAAACAAAACCCCAATGTTCCGGCCTTTAGCAGCGAGTCGTATCCAGGCTGGTTAACGCACTGGACAGAAAAATGGCAAAAGCCAGGTACCGATGGTATTGTGAAAGAGGTAACTTATCTGCTTGAACATAAACGTTCTTTCAACTTATATGTAGTACATGGCGGCACCAACTTTGGGTATAATGCGGGCGCAAACGCGTTTAGCCCCACCCAGTTTCAGCCCGATGTCACCAGCTACGATTATGATGCGCCCATCAACGAGCAGGGAGCACCAACGCCAAAATACTTTGCGCTGCGCAATTTGATTTCAAAATATGTGAAGTACAAAATACCGGAAGTTCCAAAATCGATACCGACTGTCGAGATACCGGCTTTTGATATGGCACCTTTTACTACCGTTTGGAAAGAATTGCCGGTGGCTGTTAAATCGCCGCAACCGCTACCCATGGAAGCCCTTGGCCAGTATAGCGGCTTTATATTGTACCGTACAAAACTTGTTGGCCATAAAAGCGGTAGCCTTACCATTACCGAGCCCCATGATTACGCACTTGTTTTATTAAATGGCAAACTGGTTGATACCGTTTATCGCGATGGCGGCAAGTGGACAATCAAGCTGCCAAAAACGGATGTAAAGGACCCTGAGCTGGAAATCCTTGTAGAAAATATGGGTCATATAAACTTTGCCCAATACATGATTGACCGCAAAGGTATTACCGACCGCGTTACCCTGAATGGGATGACCCTCACCAACTGGCAGATCTTTAAGTTGCCGATGGACGAAAAATTCGTCACCTCGTTAAAAAATAAATATCCCGAAGGATTTCACGACGGGGTATTTTTCAAAGGCAGTTTTGAATTAAGTAAGGTAGCCGATACCTACCTTGATCTCAGTAACTTTAAAAAGGGAGTTATCTGGGTAAACGGCCACAACCTGGGCCGCTACTGGAATGTTGGGCCCCAGTTTCATTTATATTGCCCGGCAAACTGGTTGCTTAAAGGCAAAAACAGTGTAACGGTATTTGATATGCACCAGGAAACCAAAACCACCATTAAAGGGGTAAACACATTGGAGTAA